One genomic window of Boudabousia tangfeifanii includes the following:
- a CDS encoding DUF58 domain-containing protein, translated as MWLVFVVLLVALDLWLTPSLKTVSLEVEAPVKTRVNRLAKLAIKLTGLSPNTHRIKLEIRWAPSIKASDLSPISAPQTSRFPSRKKVKSDHSPKLLRRYRREWFPAKTNKKSITYAITLEPSRRHDFHSSPIVVFSFGPLGLAGKHKKYPPTPTVKVLPEFRSAPLLPGYIKKIVTAEGNNALLQKGAGSEFDSLRPYVIGDDVRDIDWRATARAREAIVKTWHPEKERQVTIINDAGRQSAVRLTTFPRYDTQLELSLLLASMAAKTGDKVNYLEVSNLVRARALKLKPNAVLETIGLAIANKEPELVETNWDLAFSTLRNFHRDGGLIIVLTALDLAMVPAGLLLQLQNAAKRSTVLLISVTDQTVETIANSEIKSEYTSFQRAAATYTLVEQNNLASTLASYQVTSLTGDESSIATKAAEKYVWLKRHGLF; from the coding sequence GTGTGGTTGGTGTTCGTGGTACTTCTAGTCGCCCTCGATCTGTGGCTTACCCCTAGTCTCAAAACAGTCTCGCTGGAAGTAGAAGCACCGGTAAAAACTAGAGTTAACCGCTTGGCGAAACTAGCAATAAAACTAACTGGACTCAGTCCCAACACTCACCGAATAAAACTTGAGATTCGATGGGCTCCAAGTATCAAAGCTAGTGATCTGTCCCCAATTTCGGCTCCGCAAACATCCCGTTTCCCTTCTAGGAAAAAGGTTAAATCCGATCATTCCCCTAAACTTCTACGTCGATACCGTCGTGAGTGGTTTCCTGCAAAGACAAACAAGAAGTCAATAACCTACGCCATCACGTTAGAGCCCTCCAGGAGGCACGATTTTCACTCATCACCAATCGTAGTCTTCAGCTTTGGGCCCCTCGGATTAGCAGGCAAGCACAAAAAGTACCCACCCACACCTACGGTAAAAGTACTGCCAGAATTCAGATCTGCACCACTGCTTCCTGGCTACATTAAGAAAATCGTTACCGCAGAAGGAAACAATGCCCTGCTCCAAAAAGGAGCAGGAAGTGAGTTTGATTCCTTGCGTCCTTACGTCATCGGCGATGATGTAAGAGATATCGACTGGCGTGCTACCGCTAGAGCCCGAGAAGCGATAGTAAAAACTTGGCATCCTGAGAAGGAACGACAGGTAACCATTATTAACGACGCAGGCCGACAAAGCGCCGTGCGGCTGACTACTTTTCCGCGCTACGATACACAGCTAGAACTTTCGCTGCTTCTAGCCTCCATGGCTGCCAAAACCGGAGATAAAGTAAATTATCTCGAGGTATCAAATCTAGTTCGAGCACGGGCTCTTAAACTCAAACCAAATGCAGTCCTAGAAACTATCGGCCTGGCAATTGCCAATAAGGAACCAGAATTAGTCGAAACCAACTGGGATCTAGCCTTTTCCACCCTACGAAATTTCCACCGCGATGGTGGCCTAATTATTGTTTTAACGGCACTTGATCTGGCTATGGTCCCAGCAGGCTTACTACTTCAACTCCAGAATGCCGCCAAACGTTCAACGGTGCTATTAATCAGCGTAACTGACCAAACAGTAGAAACGATTGCCAATTCAGAAATCAAGTCTGAATACACTAGTTTTCAACGAGCTGCAGCTACCTACACTCTAGTAGAACAAAACAATCTGGCTAGCACGTTGGCCAGTTATCAAGTTACATCTTTAACTGGCGATGAATCGTCAATCGCTACGAAGGCAGCAGAAAAATATGTTTGGCTTAAACGGCACGGTCTTTTCTAG
- a CDS encoding AAA family ATPase, with translation METPTNFDETELKADFARLKAEINKVIIGQEGAITGIIIALLAGGHVLLEGVPGTGKTLLVRTISKCLSLDNKRVQFTPDLMPGDITGSLIYDNQTSNFDFRPGPVFTNLLLADEINRTPPKTQSALLETMEEKQVSIDGKSYPLPAPFMVLATENPIEFAGTYALPEAALDRFLFHLEMPMLSMEEEVQILENHANGFNPRKLETAGLEAVLTAEQLRAAQQFVQQVEVSTEVLHYIVALVRATRNNPAVELGVSPRGATNLLAAAKAWAWLQGRNFVIPDDVKTLVLPTMRHRLRLSADVELEGMDANHVLTSILNNVPTPR, from the coding sequence ATGGAAACGCCAACTAATTTCGACGAAACTGAGTTGAAAGCGGATTTTGCTCGTCTCAAAGCAGAAATCAATAAGGTAATTATCGGCCAGGAAGGGGCTATCACAGGCATTATTATTGCCTTACTAGCGGGCGGCCACGTGCTACTCGAAGGCGTTCCGGGGACGGGTAAAACCTTGCTGGTAAGAACCATCTCAAAATGTTTATCGCTTGATAATAAACGAGTTCAATTTACCCCAGATCTCATGCCCGGTGATATTACTGGCTCTCTAATTTATGACAATCAAACTTCAAACTTCGATTTCCGCCCCGGTCCAGTATTCACAAATTTGCTGCTCGCAGACGAAATCAACCGTACTCCCCCAAAAACCCAGTCTGCCTTGCTCGAGACAATGGAAGAAAAGCAAGTATCGATTGATGGTAAATCCTATCCATTGCCAGCCCCCTTCATGGTGCTAGCAACAGAAAACCCAATCGAGTTCGCCGGTACCTATGCTTTGCCAGAAGCGGCACTCGATCGTTTCCTCTTCCACCTAGAAATGCCAATGCTATCTATGGAAGAAGAAGTTCAAATTCTAGAAAATCATGCCAACGGTTTTAATCCTCGTAAACTTGAAACTGCCGGCCTAGAAGCAGTACTCACCGCAGAGCAATTACGAGCTGCTCAGCAGTTTGTACAGCAGGTAGAAGTCTCAACAGAAGTTCTCCATTACATTGTGGCACTAGTGCGAGCAACCCGAAATAATCCTGCAGTTGAACTTGGGGTCTCTCCTCGTGGCGCGACAAACCTACTTGCTGCAGCCAAGGCTTGGGCTTGGCTGCAAGGAAGAAACTTTGTCATCCCTGACGATGTCAAGACCTTAGTGCTCCCCACGATGAGACACCGCCTACGACTATCAGCTGATGTCGAGCTAGAAGGGATGGATGCTAATCACGTCTTGACCTCAATTCTTAACAACGTCCCCACTCCACGCTGA
- a CDS encoding DUF4129 domain-containing protein, with translation MRTITVDPDGSTAVEWLREELARPAYQEWENPVEKALAKAIDWILSWFNISPGTEALLTYNWLLIGLAVLVAGVLAFFVIKEIIRIQREKKALDFLDDDLPRLQETLANALSAQDWEQAILTQFRIFVSMAHKRETLTLSPGLTALEAGQALEADLPPALSGEALKSADLFNRIFYGHYLPTESDWKQISKLIPYLSSFEETSSAKAEQLEEVGIES, from the coding sequence TTGAGAACAATAACGGTTGATCCTGATGGCTCCACTGCAGTCGAATGGCTGCGAGAGGAGCTAGCTAGGCCTGCCTATCAGGAATGGGAAAATCCAGTAGAAAAAGCTCTTGCTAAGGCTATCGATTGGATTCTTAGCTGGTTCAATATCTCGCCAGGAACCGAAGCACTCCTAACCTACAACTGGTTACTAATCGGACTTGCCGTGCTGGTAGCAGGAGTTCTGGCCTTCTTTGTTATCAAAGAAATCATTCGTATTCAAAGAGAGAAAAAGGCGCTTGATTTCTTAGATGACGACCTCCCTCGATTACAAGAAACCTTAGCAAACGCACTTTCGGCACAAGACTGGGAACAAGCTATTCTCACTCAGTTTAGGATCTTCGTGTCGATGGCCCATAAGCGTGAAACGCTTACGCTCAGTCCTGGCTTAACTGCCCTTGAAGCAGGTCAAGCTCTGGAGGCAGATCTTCCACCCGCCCTATCCGGTGAAGCCTTAAAATCGGCAGATCTTTTCAACCGGATTTTTTACGGTCACTATCTTCCAACTGAATCTGATTGGAAACAGATTTCTAAACTCATCCCCTATTTGTCATCTTTTGAAGAGACTTCCTCCGCCAAAGCAGAGCAATTAGAGGAGGTAGGCATTGAAAGCTAA
- a CDS encoding glycerophosphoryl diester phosphodiesterase membrane domain-containing protein, which yields MPATENDSQWSWDPYPQQPKSESSSSYNDYPNYEANNTNDGNQSSQNYAENPNQGYQGAAPNDPFANYQTTTNYYGHSGGRNFKPGIMPIRPLTLGDIIESVFAALRANPGILFGVSLIVMTFIALLNVLVFWLLPFGNDLGLIMQNPDNFFESNDAETIGNSIASIIVKLAGTTLFSGITQQLAIIILSGLSSYTVARAIIGKKPTWQKSWEETKGRIPALILYTLLQLVVEILVMIIPIGLLVGLVGYIIYTASDSDPSSFGSGAAISMVFGVLLLFLLAIIPLIFVTIRLSVGSVVIVLEKSGPVEAMKRSWQLTKGRFFPIFGYTFVFSLIIGIIVGVLSQILTLPLMLGLASDPQLTFNFSQLIGTISSALTIPVMAAFYTLIYHDLRIRKEAFAQTLIDIS from the coding sequence ATGCCTGCAACAGAAAACGACTCACAATGGTCGTGGGATCCCTACCCCCAGCAACCAAAATCTGAGTCTTCCTCCAGCTACAATGATTACCCCAATTATGAAGCTAATAATACCAATGATGGCAACCAGTCATCACAAAATTACGCGGAAAATCCAAACCAAGGTTACCAAGGCGCTGCCCCTAACGACCCCTTTGCGAATTATCAAACAACCACCAATTACTATGGGCACTCTGGTGGACGAAATTTTAAACCAGGTATCATGCCCATTAGACCATTGACTTTGGGCGATATTATTGAATCAGTGTTCGCTGCACTTAGGGCAAATCCAGGAATCCTCTTCGGTGTATCCCTAATCGTAATGACATTTATCGCCTTACTAAATGTACTTGTATTCTGGTTACTTCCTTTCGGGAACGATCTTGGGCTGATTATGCAGAACCCAGATAACTTTTTCGAAAGTAATGACGCAGAAACCATTGGTAACTCAATCGCCTCAATTATCGTTAAACTTGCTGGCACTACATTGTTCTCTGGCATCACCCAACAACTTGCCATCATTATTCTGTCTGGACTCTCGTCGTACACCGTCGCCCGAGCAATCATTGGCAAGAAACCTACTTGGCAAAAATCTTGGGAAGAAACTAAGGGACGGATCCCAGCACTAATTCTCTACACTCTGCTGCAACTAGTGGTCGAAATCTTAGTAATGATCATCCCCATAGGCTTACTTGTTGGCCTTGTTGGATACATCATTTACACGGCAAGCGATTCAGATCCTTCTTCTTTTGGATCTGGCGCTGCCATCTCGATGGTTTTTGGCGTCCTCTTGCTATTCCTTCTAGCAATCATTCCACTGATTTTTGTCACCATCCGCCTATCAGTCGGTTCTGTCGTTATCGTTCTGGAGAAATCAGGGCCGGTGGAAGCAATGAAGCGCTCTTGGCAGCTCACTAAGGGACGCTTCTTCCCAATCTTTGGCTACACCTTTGTATTCTCACTGATTATCGGCATCATTGTCGGAGTACTTTCTCAAATCCTCACCTTACCGTTGATGTTAGGACTGGCTTCAGATCCACAGCTGACCTTCAACTTTAGTCAGCTTATCGGCACGATTTCTTCCGCCCTGACAATCCCAGTAATGGCTGCTTTCTACACGCTGATTTATCACGACCTGAGAATCCGTAAGGAAGCTTTCGCACAAACTTTGATTGATATCAGTTGA
- the mtrA gene encoding MtrAB system response regulator MtrA, producing MNAKVLVVDDDVALAEMIGIILESEGFAAAFCADGAKAVDAFHRVKPDLILLDVMLPGLDGIQICSRIRSESDVPIVMLTAKSDTTDVVAGLEAGADDYVQKPFKAKELVARLRARLRRTDEGQTDKLKIGDLVIDVAGHQVKRGDEVLSLTPLEFDLLSTLAREPWKVFSRNELLEKVWGYRHAADTRLVNVHVQRLRSKVELDPENPAIIMTVRGIGYRSGAPVES from the coding sequence ATGAATGCGAAAGTTTTGGTGGTTGATGACGATGTCGCTTTGGCGGAAATGATCGGCATCATTCTGGAGTCGGAAGGATTCGCGGCGGCTTTTTGTGCTGATGGAGCTAAAGCTGTAGATGCCTTTCATCGGGTTAAGCCAGATCTGATTTTGCTGGATGTGATGTTACCAGGTCTTGATGGCATTCAGATCTGCAGTCGAATTCGTTCTGAATCTGACGTGCCAATCGTCATGCTGACTGCAAAATCTGATACTACTGATGTGGTCGCTGGTCTTGAAGCTGGGGCAGATGACTATGTGCAAAAGCCTTTTAAAGCAAAAGAACTCGTAGCTCGGTTAAGAGCGAGGTTGCGCCGGACAGACGAGGGACAAACCGACAAACTAAAGATCGGTGATTTGGTGATTGACGTTGCCGGTCATCAGGTTAAGCGTGGCGATGAAGTGCTTTCTTTGACGCCGTTGGAGTTTGATCTTCTCTCCACTTTGGCGCGGGAACCATGGAAGGTTTTTTCTCGTAATGAGTTGTTGGAGAAAGTCTGGGGATATCGACACGCTGCTGATACCCGTTTGGTGAATGTTCACGTCCAGCGGTTGCGTTCAAAAGTTGAATTAGACCCAGAAAATCCCGCAATAATTATGACTGTACGCGGTATCGGCTATCGCTCTGGGGCACCTGTCGAGTCCTAA
- the mtrB gene encoding MtrAB system histidine kinase MtrB: protein MPRLNKLVERIVHWWPIEKINSSLALRTAVSLTVLGFVMVTILFWFISSHLSADVFSERVSQVEADATVRFNAAQQAFNEGAANTIDQAQQLANTVVRETRTNALGARAVAVFLLRNQQAVAGPEINDISLVSNAKEVVISPQLQAAVSQGGEEHQYWQSQEIVNDDDVPVAALAIGKQVNLPVAHNYAMYIVYSLEAEERTVSTMLRTVVAGSISLLLLLGMLIWLVTYRVLGPVQGTAQAARRLSNGDFDVRVNVRGHDELAVLARSFNNMAESLQTTIQEYDELSKLQQRFVSDVSHELRTPLTTIKMAGEMIYDARDDFDPLAKRSAELLHDQVERFDTMLADLLEISRYDAQAARPDFEFTDLTALTETVMSDAETLALKQGVVMRLHAPQYPVRAEIDEKRIERVIRNMVVNAIEHAESKPVEITIAEDNDAISIRVRDYGIGMTEEVSAHVFDRFYRADPARARTTGGTGLGLAIATEDVNLHDGKLEAKGEPGKGSAFMMTLPRRHGGTFKQPALQLWEDGNLLPKKSSKGRPAALPKQFTAIDNPSSKLPSPPSASKTNGVLK, encoded by the coding sequence TTGCCTCGACTCAATAAGTTAGTTGAGCGCATAGTTCATTGGTGGCCGATCGAAAAAATAAATTCATCCCTAGCCTTACGCACTGCAGTTTCATTGACGGTATTAGGCTTTGTGATGGTAACAATCCTTTTTTGGTTTATCTCTAGCCATTTAAGCGCTGATGTGTTTTCAGAACGTGTTAGTCAAGTTGAAGCTGATGCGACCGTGCGTTTTAACGCCGCTCAGCAGGCATTTAACGAGGGCGCTGCGAACACTATTGACCAAGCGCAACAGCTAGCGAATACCGTGGTTCGTGAAACTCGCACAAATGCCTTGGGAGCTCGAGCTGTTGCAGTATTTCTGTTGCGGAATCAACAGGCAGTAGCGGGACCCGAAATTAATGATATTTCCTTAGTTAGTAATGCTAAAGAAGTTGTCATTTCGCCCCAATTACAAGCAGCTGTATCGCAAGGGGGCGAAGAGCATCAGTATTGGCAGTCGCAAGAGATTGTTAATGATGATGATGTTCCGGTAGCTGCACTCGCCATCGGGAAACAAGTTAACCTACCCGTGGCGCATAACTATGCCATGTACATCGTCTATAGTTTGGAAGCGGAAGAACGCACTGTCTCTACTATGTTGCGTACGGTGGTAGCCGGTTCAATCAGCTTATTGCTGCTATTAGGAATGCTGATTTGGTTAGTAACATACCGAGTACTTGGACCAGTCCAAGGCACTGCACAGGCGGCGAGAAGACTATCGAATGGTGACTTCGACGTTCGGGTGAATGTCAGAGGACATGATGAGCTTGCGGTATTGGCTCGTTCTTTTAATAACATGGCAGAGTCACTCCAAACTACTATCCAAGAATATGATGAACTATCGAAGCTTCAGCAACGTTTCGTTTCAGATGTCTCACATGAACTTAGAACTCCGCTAACCACCATAAAAATGGCCGGCGAAATGATTTATGATGCGAGGGATGACTTTGATCCGCTTGCTAAACGCAGCGCCGAGCTATTACATGACCAGGTCGAACGATTCGATACCATGTTGGCCGACCTACTTGAAATCAGTCGTTATGATGCCCAAGCGGCACGCCCCGACTTTGAATTCACTGATTTAACGGCTTTAACTGAAACTGTGATGTCAGATGCCGAGACACTGGCGTTAAAACAAGGCGTGGTTATGCGTTTGCACGCGCCACAATATCCAGTGCGTGCTGAAATTGATGAGAAGCGAATCGAACGTGTGATTCGAAATATGGTGGTCAATGCGATTGAGCATGCAGAGAGTAAGCCAGTTGAAATAACCATCGCAGAAGATAATGACGCGATTTCCATTAGAGTACGCGATTACGGGATTGGGATGACCGAGGAAGTCAGTGCCCATGTATTTGATCGTTTCTATCGTGCCGATCCAGCGCGCGCACGAACCACCGGAGGCACTGGTTTGGGTCTCGCTATCGCAACCGAAGATGTCAACCTACATGACGGTAAATTAGAGGCCAAGGGAGAGCCGGGTAAAGGGTCTGCCTTCATGATGACTCTGCCGCGTCGTCATGGCGGCACTTTTAAGCAACCAGCTTTGCAATTATGGGAGGATGGCAATCTTCTGCCGAAGAAATCTTCTAAGGGACGTCCCGCTGCCTTGCCTAAACAGTTCACGGCCATAGATAACCCTTCGTCTAAATTGCCTTCACCGCCCTCGGCAAGCAAAACAAATGGGGTGTTGAAATGA
- a CDS encoding LpqB family beta-propeller domain-containing protein: MKTNAYSSYHFSTKLLSIFVVFAVAILGGCASLPHQGEVKVSRVIVPNEGFSTQKAPKPLASATKNEILSGFLAACRAGAINNDFEAAGQYLLEKTAKAWNPQKVVHLYPNDVVPQVKSSSDNQLVLELSSSGTVDDRGELQSSPNLQLAATFTFAQNNEGEWRIASLPDGITISEGAFHDAYVLRNLYFLSPDKQELVPDPRWVPRFRIVTYLTSYLLEGPSKTLDGAVTTAIPAGASLLSRNVPVENGVAQVRLEAADPVTSSRGQSLLSWQIQSTLQQVPSVTGVELTLNEQTINAQPPRGLTYNAPVGVVVKGNQVVRVDGQKVYLSADKTAGINLRHPARGPLPNSPMVVLDANRRILSIDLQNGNLQELVASNNIAPPVVDRWGWIWYSTPDLTNSLKVVNTGQERYEVTKTYASGNLTRFAISRDGARMWAMRAGDKPSLDLLRIVRNEEGVPKSLELISQMALDPGSLAFPAWQTSTSAVVLVTSPGRAQSRLVSLKLGERPTEVANAPLGTDFAAGFGTEEMLLQTPSSEVFSRDGRRWSIKFRKALDPTFF; this comes from the coding sequence ATGAAGACTAACGCATATTCAAGCTACCATTTTTCGACCAAACTTTTGAGCATATTCGTAGTTTTTGCTGTGGCAATACTCGGCGGCTGTGCCAGTTTGCCGCACCAAGGAGAAGTTAAAGTCTCTAGAGTGATTGTGCCTAACGAAGGTTTTTCGACGCAGAAAGCACCTAAGCCTTTAGCTTCGGCAACTAAGAATGAAATTTTAAGTGGTTTTCTAGCTGCCTGTCGTGCTGGTGCCATCAATAATGATTTCGAGGCAGCCGGCCAATATCTTTTAGAAAAAACTGCGAAGGCATGGAATCCGCAGAAAGTCGTTCACCTTTATCCCAATGATGTTGTTCCACAAGTGAAGTCGAGTAGCGATAATCAGTTGGTACTTGAGCTTTCTTCGTCTGGCACGGTTGATGACCGAGGAGAATTGCAAAGTAGTCCGAATCTACAATTAGCGGCCACTTTTACTTTTGCTCAAAATAACGAAGGGGAGTGGCGGATCGCTTCACTGCCAGATGGGATTACGATTTCCGAGGGTGCTTTTCATGATGCCTATGTTTTAAGAAATCTGTATTTCTTAAGCCCTGACAAGCAGGAACTCGTGCCTGACCCAAGGTGGGTGCCGCGTTTCAGAATCGTCACATATCTGACGTCTTATCTCTTGGAAGGACCGAGTAAGACTCTAGACGGCGCGGTAACAACGGCGATCCCAGCGGGCGCTTCACTTTTATCCCGAAATGTCCCAGTAGAAAATGGGGTAGCGCAGGTTCGTCTTGAGGCTGCCGATCCGGTCACTTCGTCTCGTGGTCAGAGCCTACTTTCGTGGCAGATTCAAAGTACCCTACAGCAAGTTCCTTCGGTGACGGGGGTAGAACTAACTCTCAATGAGCAGACAATCAATGCTCAGCCTCCAAGAGGCCTGACGTATAACGCTCCAGTAGGAGTTGTGGTTAAAGGCAACCAAGTTGTGCGAGTTGATGGTCAAAAAGTCTACTTATCTGCAGATAAAACTGCAGGTATCAACCTTCGCCACCCAGCGCGTGGTCCACTTCCAAATTCTCCGATGGTTGTGCTGGACGCAAACCGGAGAATCTTGTCGATAGATTTGCAAAATGGAAATTTACAGGAGTTAGTTGCTAGCAATAATATTGCTCCTCCTGTAGTTGATCGATGGGGATGGATTTGGTATTCAACCCCAGACTTGACTAATTCTCTTAAAGTAGTCAATACGGGCCAGGAACGTTATGAAGTCACCAAAACTTATGCATCGGGTAATCTGACTCGTTTCGCTATTAGTCGTGATGGTGCTCGTATGTGGGCAATGAGGGCTGGTGACAAACCTTCACTTGACCTGCTTAGGATTGTGCGAAACGAAGAAGGGGTACCAAAATCACTTGAGCTTATTTCGCAAATGGCACTCGATCCGGGGAGCTTGGCGTTTCCAGCTTGGCAAACTAGTACTTCTGCAGTCGTGCTAGTTACCTCTCCGGGACGGGCGCAGAGCCGTTTAGTCTCCTTGAAATTGGGGGAGCGTCCAACGGAAGTCGCGAATGCTCCTTTGGGAACGGACTTTGCCGCTGGTTTCGGTACTGAGGAGATGCTTTTGCAGACTCCATCTTCGGAAGTGTTTTCTCGCGATGGTAGAAGATGGTCGATCAAATTTAGGAAGGCACTCGATCCGACTTTCTTCTAA
- a CDS encoding ComF family protein: protein MTVAGILKYLSFQLWLTGKSVIDLVAPTECVGCGRLGTKLCQECLGEVIGGINLQSGLAGTIDTIPLIYAGSYEGVIRRTMVAAKHADDFPSDRYLSVLTRALAERIWEEIDLPKSLLIVPAPSSKKRIESGRYVAGQIAIGVGKELMEIAGVYRRNLVIQVVEALGFVSDGGTQAELSGIERRTNRESQIQARTFFSNETQIILVDDVTATGATLKACVKALETKGAKVIGILVGAISPMSISQT, encoded by the coding sequence ATGACGGTTGCAGGGATTCTAAAGTATTTAAGTTTTCAACTTTGGCTCACGGGCAAAAGCGTTATTGATCTGGTGGCGCCTACAGAATGTGTTGGTTGTGGTCGTCTGGGAACAAAATTATGCCAAGAATGTCTAGGCGAAGTAATCGGTGGAATTAATTTACAATCTGGGCTAGCCGGCACGATTGACACCATTCCCTTAATTTATGCTGGGAGCTACGAAGGTGTAATTAGACGGACTATGGTGGCGGCAAAACATGCCGATGATTTTCCTAGCGATCGTTATTTAAGCGTCCTGACTAGAGCCCTGGCGGAAAGAATCTGGGAAGAAATCGATCTTCCGAAATCGCTCTTAATTGTGCCAGCACCTTCTTCAAAGAAACGGATCGAATCTGGGCGCTATGTAGCTGGGCAAATTGCAATTGGAGTGGGCAAGGAACTGATGGAAATCGCTGGGGTTTATAGAAGAAACCTAGTTATCCAAGTGGTAGAGGCGCTTGGTTTTGTGTCCGATGGAGGAACGCAAGCAGAGCTCAGTGGAATCGAACGACGAACCAATAGAGAAAGCCAGATCCAAGCAAGAACATTTTTCTCAAATGAAACTCAGATTATTCTGGTTGATGATGTCACGGCTACTGGAGCTACCTTGAAGGCTTGTGTAAAGGCGTTAGAGACTAAAGGCGCCAAGGTTATCGGTATTTTGGTCGGCGCGATCAGCCCGATGAGTATTTCACAAACCTGA
- the hpf gene encoding ribosome hibernation-promoting factor, HPF/YfiA family, whose protein sequence is MDINLTARNAEIHDRFREYVEEKVSKVSQFYKGATSANVELTHERNPRQAEHSERIEITVFGKGPVIRAEAASVDRYAAVDLAVGKLFERLRRARDRMKDHRRRYRNVEPEDLGAVDITMPEDEQETTATEHVDPATLKVGEAVEEQLGDSPVVVRQKLHEADRLTVDQALYQMELVGHPFFLFIDADTGQPCVVYHRHGWTYGVLRLNTVVAE, encoded by the coding sequence ATGGACATCAACTTGACTGCTCGAAACGCCGAAATCCACGACCGTTTCCGTGAATATGTAGAAGAAAAAGTCTCGAAGGTGAGCCAATTCTACAAAGGTGCCACGTCAGCAAATGTGGAGCTAACTCATGAGCGGAATCCTCGCCAAGCTGAGCATTCGGAGCGAATCGAAATTACGGTATTTGGAAAAGGCCCAGTGATTCGTGCAGAAGCAGCTTCGGTGGATCGATACGCTGCGGTTGACTTGGCGGTAGGAAAACTATTTGAACGTTTGCGCCGAGCTCGTGACCGTATGAAGGATCACCGTCGCCGATACCGTAATGTTGAACCTGAAGACTTAGGTGCAGTCGATATTACGATGCCTGAGGACGAACAGGAGACTACGGCTACCGAGCATGTAGATCCGGCTACGTTGAAGGTCGGCGAAGCCGTGGAAGAGCAGCTTGGTGACAGCCCAGTAGTTGTTCGTCAGAAGCTACACGAGGCAGATCGCTTAACTGTAGATCAGGCGCTCTATCAAATGGAGTTGGTTGGTCACCCATTCTTCCTCTTTATTGATGCTGATACTGGTCAGCCATGCGTGGTCTACCACCGCCATGGATGGACATATGGTGTGCTACGACTAAATACAGTTGTTGCAGAGTGA